One window of the Scylla paramamosain isolate STU-SP2022 chromosome 22, ASM3559412v1, whole genome shotgun sequence genome contains the following:
- the LOC135111464 gene encoding uncharacterized protein LOC135111464 isoform X1: MTCHLAPNGGDLLGLLKKFRVTKENEKESEIFTLANLDNGCIRKFIVKKVDESAFLASINRRNKEDSKSLTDENENTAVVGNEEGGDGCPLVPPSPTLPRRNVPAAPIANGHVKPLERKSSSNFKLGCDDDSDDCSSMTVEDKDDPGVINPAFTYEEEEDDDLGRGDGSTTSARSSPETSPSPSPKLHFSSMSPRPSPRQSPVSHRSGNLSHRSSVSSVRKGILKKSGSSSTINMEMVNLGLQHAAIAAGNAANLNGYQRARFTDPYDDNFVANDTHRFVGSVSLPSSPHLAHLAPNPPLHSSSEENNYAMQQKSLGGHRVKFILETGKPDHVHGSYDDIRIEKMERERIERIESGKDLEVTNMADRGGKKCLLFCAAMLVLTGAVIVAGLYGSGKLNMIAKLGGQGITSGLSGGSSSTEAPTSSPPTAYVLNAIEVKFKIDNHNFTSDLTNVDSKEYKTMVKDLEAELTKILFPEPVLHNGKANLNLKIIKFEPGSIKCTFRIGWTFFDEPNGQEAPLNLTLVREIFDNQINNSFVFLHQQEYRVPPESIDVDRLVDKCHNNQSLCSHGCKFSYENLRFTCTCPDYLYSINTTTCIHPNKTTTTSTTSTTTSTTTEVTIKKNLDQIIKNAGGAFVAIKLEDIEANTDTEIEAPPTEKKTEEESETSEDSKPGEVIVDGTATNVTLNATTEGQLPPVNVTEATTTTTISTSTTSTTTTSTTTTSPVTLPPTSNETITEVSAGNTTEATNITLTSTTTVVIETTSSTPKTTTTETVTSKEEQQNTTSQKPTSEGVTIILEGLEPVLPEHTTIKAENTSMDEIPGTSTMTPNVTTVTQDTAPVTTTTEPTVKEDSEPETKPEEAVPDKPVTVEEASNTTHHTNVSISMTEVVNDTISETPQDSFVNRSALFPENFVSPGTRLEDIMSFTNLPGKTVIVLDLSALRPGDSPGNVGLQEAEDESSHSNVSTINETQTSTTTTEESSLHNATTPDTATKESVSEDTTQATVATSVTTDIPSTSTSSSSSSSTSTTTTTTTTTATTTERQVVIVNASEHGHDLERNRGEEQVPKEVVTIPAVPYEGNPIFASKTPPSVRTTTTTSTTTSTPPTTTTTTTTDTPPTTPTTSTTTTSLTTTTTTTTTTTQPSVMTENSTSPATTTTTLDYDTKGEEAPIDNRDTSILDIAFSASSDLSTMARNTSHDSSAVATSAATTNTTVMEGNANMSQESPGTNVTATDTTKDPALIQINKEVAETPVISVSAPPKVLCHEDQVECVNGTSTWGRCIPRNSRCNSVPDCSDKSDELDCKENNCFGNFQCRDGECIERLYVCDGVTNCQDGDDELNCESWQCKEDELKCGGTSPSPCIPLSLRCDGQPDCIDHSDELNCMEECRSDEFRCREGWCIPQVRTCDGRPDCHGGEDEENCGCSGLDETPCAAGGCVATFDLCDGLRQCHDGSDEWNCIRIDNSTRQLEVRSGKNRWSAVCGEGWTSKWTDQVCQQLGGSASLSTEMKRVIESVPRPRVQLLQKAVSGGYTPLQFVLKSDCSSDTLVHLSCEQHSCGSWSLGDDFQEEHQLSASTRPPATEGQWPSLALLLRTHPNKNDTHAQGQFCSATIVAPSWILAAYSCLSSKENGLDLGTWAVASGTASPTASTQFHYVGKIVPFPGRVQTGGLWTGDAVLLRLTQPLDLGPNSQPVCVPDTPPVNTAQCVVAGWRRTDEGVGSQSQFLHHLPMPTLALDACNTTHYPGRLNPTHTCVGFSDAQHAPCHGDEGSPLMCRSESGAWRLEGLLTHHTCYGRARHPAIFTALHALQPWLSNTIGTPYIPSGASTSSTTTTTSTTTTPTITTAAASTTTTSDATTSTSTTTTSPTTTTTPPSGDSTGSANSTDLKEALPPLSSPGMAPL; this comes from the exons GAGAGCGAGATCTTCACGCTTGCTAACCTGGACAACGGCTGCATCAGGAAGTTTATCGTGAAGAAGGTGGATGAGTCG gccTTCCTAGCCTCCATCAACAGACGCAACAAGGAAGACAGCAAGTCCCTGACCGACGAGAACGAGAACACGGCCGTGGTGGGGAACGAGGAGGGCGGTGACGGGTGCCCGCTGGTGCCGCCCTCCCCCACGTTGCCGCGCCGCAATGTCCCCGCGGCGCCGATAGCCAACGGGCACGTCAAGCCGCTCGAGCGAAAATCGTCTTCCAACTTCAAGCTGGGATGTGACGACGACTCGGACGACTGCAGCAGCATGACCGTCGAAGACAAGGATGACCCTGGCGTAATCAACCCCGCCTTCAcctacgaggaggaagaagacgacgaccTCGGGCGGGGCGACGGCTCCACCACCTCCGCCAGGTCGTCCCCGGAAACTTCTCCCTCACCGTCACCTAAACTACACTTCAG CAGCATGAGTCCACGGCCCAGCCCGCGGCAGTCGCCGGTGAGTCACCGGTCGGGTAACCTGAGCCACCGCAGCTCCGTGTCCTCCGTCAGAAAGGGCATTCTTAAGAAAAGCGGCTCCTCGTCCACCATCAACATGGAGATGGTTAACCTGGGCCTCCAGCACGCCGCCATCGCCGCCGGCAACGCCGCCAACCTCAACGGGTACCAGCGGGCGCGGTTCACCGACCCCTATGACGACAACTTTGTGGCCAATGACACTCACCGTTTTGTCGG GAGTGTGTCCCTCCCATCGTCCCCTCACCTTGCTCACCTCGCACCGAACCCTCCCCTGCACAGCTCTTCTGAAGAGAACAACTACGCCATGCAGCAAAAGTCGCTGGGTGGCCACCGTGTCAAGTTTATCCTGGAGACCGGTAAGCCAGACCACGTGCACGGCTCTTACGACGACATCCGAATagaaaagatggagagggaaaggatcGAGAGGATTGAGAG CGGAAAGGATCTGGAGGTGACCAACATGGCGGATCGGGGAGGCAAGAAGTGTCTGCTGTTCTGTGCTGCTATGCTGGTGCTGACCGGTGCTGTGATTGTGGCGGGGCTGTACGGAT cTGGGAAACTCAACATGATCGCGAAGTTAGGAGGGCAAGGCATCACGAGCGGACTGTCAGGCGGCTCTTCGAGTACCGAGGCCCCCACCAGCTCGCCCCCCACAGCTTACG tACTCAACGCGATAGAAGTAAAATTCAAGATTGACAACCATAACTTTACCTCGGACCTGACCAATGTTGATTCCAAGGAGTACAAGACGATGGTGAAGGACCTTGAGGCAGAG CTCACAAAGATTCTGTTCCCTGAGCCTGTCCTGCATAATGGAAAGGCGAACCTCAACCTCAAGATCATCAAGTTTGA GCCCGGCAGCATTAAGTGTACCTTCAGGATAGGCTGGACTTTCTTCGATGAGCCAAACGGACAGGAGGCGCCACTCAATCTCACTCTAGTCCGGGAGATCTTTGACAACCAGATAAACAACAGCTTTGTGTTCCTTCACCAGCAGGAGTACCGTGTGCCACCAGAATCCATAGATGTCGATC GTTTGGTTGACAAGTGCCACAACAACCAGTCTCTCTGCTCCCACGGTTGCAAGTTCTCGTATGAAAACCTTCGCTTCACCTGCACTTGCCCTGACTACCTGTactccatcaacaccaccacctgcatcCATCCCA ataaaaccaccaccacatccaccacatccaccaccacatccaccacaaCAGAAGTTACCATCAAGAAAAATCTCGACCAAATCATCAAGAATGCAGGCGGTGCCTTTGTAGCCATCAAACTGGAGGATATTGAAGCAAATACAGACACAGAGATTGAAGCACcaccaacagagaagaaaactgaggaagagagtgaaaccTCAGAAGACTCCAAGCCAGGGGAGGTAATAGTGGATGGGACAGCCACTAATGTTACTTTGAATGCCACCACTGAGGGACAACTCCCTCCTGTAAATGTCACagaggctaccaccaccactaccatcagcaCCTCAACCAcaagtactaccactactagcacaaccaccacctcccctgTCACCTTACCACCAACCTCCAATGAAACCATTACTGAGGTCAGTGCTGGTAACACAACTGAAGCTACCAACATAACTCTCACTTCAACTACAACTGTAGTGATAGAGACCACTTCTtcaacaccaaaaacaacaaccactGAAACTGTGACTAGCaaagaagagcaacaaaacACAACCTCACAGAAACCAACATCTGAGGGAGTGACCATCATTCTTGAGGGACTCGAACCTGTGCTGCCAGAACACACAACTATAAAAGCTGAAAATACTTCAATGGATGAAATTCCAGGCACCAGCACTATGACCCCAAATGTTACTACTGTGACACAAGATACTGCACCTGTCACAACTACAACTGAACCCACAGTAAAGGAGGACAGTGAACCAGAAACAAAGCCTGAAGAAGCAGTGCCTGATAAGCCAGTCACTGTTGAAGAAGCAAGCAACACTACACATCACACCAATGTATCCATCAGTATGACAGAAGTTGTCAATGACACAATATCTGAAACACCTCAAGATTCTTTTGTCAACAGAAGTGCGCTATTCCCAGAGAACTTTGTGTCTCCTGGGACACGCCTGGAGGACATTATGTCCTTTACAAACCTTCCTGGTAAAACAGTCATTGTCCTTGATCTCTCAGCTCTCAGACCAGGAGATTCACCAGGAAATGTTGGCTTACAGGAAGCAGAAGATGAATCATCACACAGTAATGTTTCCACCATCAATGAGACACAGACCAGCACAACTACAACAGAAGAGTCATCACTCCATAATGCCACAACACCTGATACAGCCACTAAAGAAAGTGTGAGCGAAGATACAACCCAGGCAACTGTTGCTACCAGTGTTACTACAGATATTCCTTctacatcaacatcatcatcatcatcatcatcaacatcaacaacaacaacaacaacaacaacaacagcaacaacaactgaaAGACAAGTTGTCATTGTAAATGCAAGTGAACATGGACATGATTTggaaaggaatagaggagaggaacaagtTCCTAAGGAAGTGGTCACCATTCCTGCAGTGCCCTATGAAGGCAACCCAATCTTTGCCAGCAAAACTCCCCCATCTGTTAGAACCACAACTACCACAtctaccaccacttccactcctccaaccactaccactactaccactactgacACTCCTCCCACAACCCCCACcactagtaccactactacatctctaaccactacaaccaccaccaccaccaccacaacacaaccctCAGTGATGACAGAAAACAGCACATCcccagcaaccaccaccactactctggATTATGACACAAAGGGAGAAGAGGCTCCTATTGATAACCGAGACACTTCCATCCTTGATATTGCCTTCAGCGCCAGTTCAGACCTCAGCACCATGGCCAGGAACACCTCCCATGACTCCTCAGCTGTTGCCACCagtgccgccaccaccaacaccaccgtcATGGAAGGGAATGCAAACATGTCACAGGAATCTCCAGGAACAAATGTGACTGCCACTGATACAACCAAAGATCCAGCACTTATTCAGATTAACAAAGAGGTGGCTGAGACTCCTGTGATCTCTGTCAGTGCTCCTCCAAAGGTGTTGTGTCATGAAG ACCAGGTGGAGTGTGTCAATGGAACCAGTACCTGGGGACGCTGCATTCCACGGAATTCCAGGTGTAACTCTGTCCCGGACTGCTCTGACAAGTCTGATGAGCTGGACTGCAAGGAGAATAATTGCTTTGGCAACTTCCAG TGCCGGGATGGGGAGTGCATTGAGCGGCTCTATGTGTGTGATGGAGTCACCAATTGCCAGGACGGTGATGATGAGCTGAATTGTG AGTCATGGCAGTGTAAGGAGGATGAGCTCAAGTGTGGGggcacctctccctccccatgtaTCCCTCTGTCCCTGCGCTGTGACGGCCAGCCAGATTGTATTGATCACTCTGATGAGCTCAACTGCATGGAGGAGTGTCGCAGCGATGAGTTCCGCTGCAGAGAGGGCTGGTGCATCCCCCAAGTGCGGACTTGTGATGGCCGCCCCGACTGTCATGGCggggaggacgaagagaacTGTG GTTGTTCTGGACTGGATGAAACCCCATGCGCCGCTGGTGGGTGTGTGGCAACCTTCGACCTTTGTGATGGCCTGCGTCAGTGCCACGATGGATCAGATGAGTGGAACTGTATCAGGATAGACAACAGCACCCGCCAGCTGGAAGTCAG GAGTGGCAAGAATCGGTGGAGTGCCGTGTGTGGCGAGGGGTGGACCAGCAAGTGGACTGACCAGGTGTGTCAGCAGCTGGGTGGCTCAGCCTCACTCAGCACAGAGATGAAGCGAGTGATAGAGTCTGTGCCGCGGCCCAGGGTGCAGCTGCTGCAGAAGGCCGTGTCAGGTGGCTACACACCCCTGCAGTTTGTTCTGAAGTCTGACTGCTCCAGTGACACTCTGGTGCATCTCTCTTGTGAACAGCACT CTTGTGGGTCTTGGAGCCTCGGGGACGATTTCCAGGAGGAGCACCAGCTGTCAGCCAGCACTCGGCCCCCAGCCACAGAGGGACAGTGGCCCTCACTGGCACTCCTGCTGAGGACACATCCCAACAAGAATGACACTCATGCCCAAGGCCAATTCTGCTCTGCCACTATTGTAGCACCCAGCTGGATCTTAGCAGCATACAGCTGTCTCTCCTCAAA AGAAAATGGGCTGGATTTGGGCACTTGGGCTGTGGCATCAGGCACTGCCTCCCCCACTGCCTCAACACAGTTCCATTATGTGGGGAAGATTGTGCCCTTCCCTGGCAGGGTGCAGACAGGTGGCCTGTGGACAGGTGATGCGGTGCTGCTGCGCCTGACTCAGCCGCTCGACCTGGGGCCAAACTCTCAGCCAGTGTGTGTGCCTGACACTCCTccagtcaacactgcacagtgTGTGGTGGCAGGCTGGAGACGCACTGATGAAG gtGTGGGGAGTCAGAGTCAGTTCTTGCATCACCTGCCCATGCCCACCCTCGCCCTGGATGCCTGCAATACCACTCACTACCCGGGCCGCCTCAACCCCACCCACACCTGTGTTGGCTTCTCAGACGCCCAGCATGCGCCCTgccat GGTGATGAGGGCAGTCCACTCATGTGCCGCAGTGAGTCAGGAGCTTGGCGCCTGGAGGGACTGCTCACCCACCATACTTGCTATGGCCGTGCACGCCACCCAGCCATCTTCACTGCACTCCACGCCCTCCAGCCCTGGCTCAGCAACACCATTGGCACTCCCTATATCCCCAGTGGAGCATCCACCtcatccaccactaccactacttcaactacaactactcccaccatcactactgcagctgcttctactactacgaccagTGATGCTACCACTTCCACCTCAACAACCACCACTTCtccgaccactaccaccacaccaccatctgGTGACAGTACTGGGTCTGCTAATTCAACAGATCTAAAAGAagctcttccacctctctcctccccggGGATGGCTCCTCTATAG